Proteins encoded in a region of the Thermodesulfobacteriota bacterium genome:
- a CDS encoding metallophosphoesterase: MSLFLLTFFLVYGSAHAYVFLRAKSALGFGWGTGLLLLPVLAALVCAPIVAWQLGHRGHEAAARAV; the protein is encoded by the coding sequence GTGAGCCTGTTCCTGCTGACATTTTTCCTCGTCTACGGTTCTGCGCACGCTTACGTTTTCCTGAGGGCGAAATCGGCGCTCGGGTTCGGCTGGGGAACGGGGCTGCTCCTCCTCCCCGTCCTCGCGGCGCTGGTGTGCGCCCCGATCGTCGCCTGGCAGCTCGGGCACCGCGGACACGAAGCGGCCGCCCGGGCCGT
- a CDS encoding zinc ribbon domain-containing protein: MPVYEYKCPECGEFEKEQRMSDPPLEKCPHCGKPVVRQVGGAGGFVRKGGNWVSKMPSRGESAKKAADRFMKQTVGEVAEDIAKHSKSH; this comes from the coding sequence GTGCCGGTCTACGAATACAAGTGCCCGGAGTGCGGCGAGTTCGAGAAGGAGCAGCGGATGTCGGACCCGCCCCTGGAGAAATGCCCTCATTGCGGCAAACCGGTGGTGCGGCAGGTCGGGGGCGCCGGCGGGTTCGTCCGGAAGGGGGGGAACTGGGTCTCCAAGATGCCCTCCCGCGGGGAATCCGCCAAAAAGGCGGCCGACCGGTTCATGAAGCAGACCGTCGGCGAGGTCGCCGAGGACATCGCGAAGCATTCCAAAAGCCACTGA